A portion of the Carya illinoinensis cultivar Pawnee chromosome 11, C.illinoinensisPawnee_v1, whole genome shotgun sequence genome contains these proteins:
- the LOC122281170 gene encoding glycerophosphodiester phosphodiesterase GDPD6: MEKRRVNSMAMVFSPCFSPLLFLLFIVGCTARPLYPLPSKVAEGTRKPLQTSRPYNIAHRGSNGEIPEETAPAYMRAIEEGADFIETDILSSKDGVLICFHDVTLDDTTDVYQHKEFANRKRTYEVQGNNTTGFFTVDFTIKELKSLRVRQRYPFRDQQYNGQFTIITFEEYISIALDATRVVGIYPEIKNPVFINQQVKWPGGKRFEDKFVETLKKYGYKGSYLSKEWLAQPVFIQSFAPTSLIYASNLTDLPKILLIHDITVPTQDTDQSYWEITSDKYFDYIRKYVVGIGPWKDTVVPVEDNYLQTPTDLVAQAHSHNLQVHPYTYQNENQFLHLNFHQDPYQEYDYWINKIGVDGLFTDFTGSLNNYQEWTSSFSLNNSDDRASKLLHKIALMVTSYEKV; the protein is encoded by the exons GCTTTTCCCCATTGCTATTTCTATTGTTCATTGTCGGGTGCACTGCAAGGCCCCTCTATCCACTCCCTAGTAAAGTAGCTGAGGGCACTAGAAAGCCGTTACAAACTTCTCGTCCATACAACATAGCACATCGAGGTTCAAATGGAGAGATTCCTGAAGAAACTGCTCCAGCATACATG AGAGCTATTGAAGAGGGTGCAGACTTCATTGAAACAGATATACTATCTTCCAAAGATGGCGTTCTTATATGCTTCCACGATGTTACACTCGATGATACTACTGATGTTTATCAACACAAGGAGTTCGCCAATCGTAAAAGGACCTATGAAGTCCAAGGGAACAACACCACTGGCTTTTTTACTG TTGATTTCACAATAAAAGAACTGAAGTCACTGCGGGTGAGACAGAGGTATCCTTTTCGAGATCAACAATATAATG GACAATTTACCATTATTACTTTTGAAGAGTACATTTCAATTGCACTGGATGCTACCAGAGTTGTTGGAATATATCCAGAGATTAAGAATCCTGTATTTATTAACCAGCAA GTGAAATGGCCCGGTGGTAAGAGATTTGAAGACAAGTTTGTGGAGACACTCAAGAAGTATGGATACAAGGGTTCATACCTGTCAAAAGAGTGGTTGGCACAACCTGTATTCATTCAGTCATTTGCCCCTACTTCACTTATATATGCCTCAAATCTGACAGACTTGCCcaagattttattaattcatGATATTACTGTTCCAACTCAAGACACTGATCAG TCATACTGGGAAATTACTTCAGATAAGTACTTTGACTACATTAGGAAATATGTGGTGGGCATTGGACCTTGGAAGGATACTGTGGTTCCTGTTGAAGATAATTATTTGCAAACACCTACTGATCTTGTTGCTCAAGCACACTCCCATAACCTACAG GTGCACCCATACACTTACCAAAATGAGAACCAGTTCTTACACTTGAACTTTCATCAAGACCCATATCAGGAATATGATTATTGGATTAATAAGATAGGAGTTGATGGACTATTTACGGACTTCACAGGCAGCCTCAATAATTATCAGGAATGgacctcttctttttctttaaacaatAGTGATGATAGAGCTTCTAAGCTACTACATAAAATTGCATTGATGGTCACTTCCTATGAAAAGGTATGA